In Citrus sinensis cultivar Valencia sweet orange chromosome 2, DVS_A1.0, whole genome shotgun sequence, a single genomic region encodes these proteins:
- the LOC102607492 gene encoding O-fucosyltransferase 8 isoform X1 — MTLLWRLCSVEFLLLEFSEEICYGDSGMKEYQIRRSENVPASDPSIGRRMSGGDHNWNSKVVLLNGLKSDSGKFSSSCKGAHVGKRHMWFHKNVRSIAYIFVLVGFFFLLDSLMVSIFDSINLQHSSTSKNSKGLKDDRKVAHTNKEKLPVKMYGRLLSLASSALTEKEFKPKKSDFWKEPYKQASSWKPCSDRRPPNPGKHDESNGYIMVSANGGLNQQRVAICNAVAVASLLNATLVLPRFLYSNVWKDPSQFGDIYQEEYFISVLKHEVNIVKELPSPLKSIDIEAIGSLITDADIAKEAKPIDYVRKVLPILVRNGVVHFLGYGNRLGFDPLPSKLQRLRCKCNFHALKFVPKIQEAASLLVRRIRKHDSARSMLDKQLLGNYMPNIPSKHHEVARGSYRYLALHLRFEEDMVAYSQCDFGGGESERKELQAYREIHFPLLIERLKSSKPISPEELRKLGRCPLTPEEAALLLSALGFKHGTYIYLAGSQIYGANSRMQAFTSLYPNLVTKETLLTPSELEPFRNFSSQLAALDFIACATADVFAMTDSGSQLSSLVSGFRTYYGNGQAPTLRPNKKRLAAILSENSTIRWNDFEDRVRKMIEEGQRVRVRGFGRSIYRQPRSPECMCRT; from the exons ATGACATTGTTATGGCGGTTGTGTAGTGTTGAATTCTTGTTACTTGAATTTTCTGAAGAAATTTGTTACGGTGATTCTGGGATGAAGGAATATCAGATTAGACGTTCAGAAAATGTACCTGCGAGTGATCCTTCTATTGGGAGGAGAATGTCAGGAGGAGATCATAATTGGAATTCAAAAGTCGTTCTGCTTAATGGGTTGAAAAGTGATTCTGGCAAGTTTAGCTCTTCTTGTAAGGGAGCCCATGTGGGGAAAAGGCATATGTGGTTTCATAAGAATGTTAGATCTATTGCTTATATTTTCGTATTggtgggtttctttttcctgcTTGATTCTCTTATGGTGTCAATTTTTGATTCCATAAATCTTCAGCATAGTTCAACCTCAAAAAATTCGAAAGGGCTTAAG GATGATCGCAAGGTCGCCCATACTAACAAAGAGAAACTACCTGTAAAGATGTATGGTCGACTTCTAAGTTTGGCTTCCAGTGCTCTTACAGAG AAAGAGTTCAAGCCAAAGAAATCAGATTTCTGGAAGGAACCATACAAGCAGGCGTCTTCATGGAAACCATGTTCTGACAGAAGACCTCCAAATCCAG GGAAACATGACGAAAGTAATGGTTACATAATGGTGAGTGCAAACGGTGGTCTCAATCAACAGCGTGTCGCT ATCTGCAATGCCGTTGCAGTGGCATCTCTGCTTAACGCGACTCTCGTTCTTCCAAGATTTCTTTACAGCAATGTATGGAAGGATCCTAG CCAGTTTGGTGACATCTACCAAGAGGAGTATTTTATCAGTGTGTTGAAGCATGAAGTAAATATTGTCAAAGAGCTTCCTTCTCCTCTGAAATCCATAGATATTGAAGCAATTGGTAGCCTA ATTACTGATGCAGATATTGCAAAGGAGGCAAAACCCATTGATTATGTTAGAAAAGTACTTCCGATTCTAGTGCGGAATGGAGTTGTTCATTTCCTTGGATATGGAAATCGACTAGGTTTTGATCCATTGCCTTCTAAGCTTCAG AGACTAAGGTGCAAATGTAACTTCCATGCATTGAAGTTTGTGCCAAAAATTCAAGAAGCTGCTTCATTACTGGTCAGAAGGATTAGGAAGCATGATTCTGCTCGCAGTATGCTAGACAAACAACTGCTAGGAAACTACATGCCTAACATTCCCTCCAAACACCATGAGGTTGCAAGAGGTTCATATAGATATCTTGCTTTACACTTAAGATTTGAAGAGGACATGGTGGCCTACTCCCAATGTGATTTTGGCGGAGGAGAAAGCGAGAGAAAAGAACTTCAAGCGTACAGAGAAATCCATTTCCCTCTGCTGATTGAACGCTTGAAGAGCTCAAA GCCTATTTCTCCTGAGGAGTTGAGAAAATTGGGAAGGTGCCCGCTGACACCAGAAGAGGCAGCACTTCTTCTTTCTGCTCTTGGTTTTAAACATGGAACTTACATATATCTGGCAGGCTCTCAAATATATGGAGCAAATTCCAGGATGCAGGCTTTTACCAGCCTCTATCCAAATTTGGTAACAAAGGAAACGCTCCTCACACCAAGTGAGCTTGAACCTTTCAGGAATTTCTCGTCTCAG CTGGCAGCACTGGATTTTATTGCCTGTGCAACTGCTGATGTGTTTGCCATGACCGACTCTGGCAGCCAATTGTCATCCCTTGTATCTGGTTTTCGAACTTACTATGGGAATGGGCAGGCTCCTACTTTGCGGCCTAACAAGAAGAGGCTTGCAGCAATTTTGTCAGAAAATAGCACCATAAGATGGAATGATTTTGAAGATAGAGTAAGAAAGATGATTGAGGAAGGTCAAAGGGTACGAGTAAGGGGTTTTGGACGAAGCATTTATCGACAACCAAGGTCCCCAGAATGTATGTGCAGAACTTAG
- the LOC102607492 gene encoding O-fucosyltransferase 8 isoform X2 yields MVSANGGLNQQRVAICNAVAVASLLNATLVLPRFLYSNVWKDPSQFGDIYQEEYFISVLKHEVNIVKELPSPLKSIDIEAIGSLITDADIAKEAKPIDYVRKVLPILVRNGVVHFLGYGNRLGFDPLPSKLQRLRCKCNFHALKFVPKIQEAASLLVRRIRKHDSARSMLDKQLLGNYMPNIPSKHHEVARGSYRYLALHLRFEEDMVAYSQCDFGGGESERKELQAYREIHFPLLIERLKSSKPISPEELRKLGRCPLTPEEAALLLSALGFKHGTYIYLAGSQIYGANSRMQAFTSLYPNLVTKETLLTPSELEPFRNFSSQLAALDFIACATADVFAMTDSGSQLSSLVSGFRTYYGNGQAPTLRPNKKRLAAILSENSTIRWNDFEDRVRKMIEEGQRVRVRGFGRSIYRQPRSPECMCRT; encoded by the exons ATGGTGAGTGCAAACGGTGGTCTCAATCAACAGCGTGTCGCT ATCTGCAATGCCGTTGCAGTGGCATCTCTGCTTAACGCGACTCTCGTTCTTCCAAGATTTCTTTACAGCAATGTATGGAAGGATCCTAG CCAGTTTGGTGACATCTACCAAGAGGAGTATTTTATCAGTGTGTTGAAGCATGAAGTAAATATTGTCAAAGAGCTTCCTTCTCCTCTGAAATCCATAGATATTGAAGCAATTGGTAGCCTA ATTACTGATGCAGATATTGCAAAGGAGGCAAAACCCATTGATTATGTTAGAAAAGTACTTCCGATTCTAGTGCGGAATGGAGTTGTTCATTTCCTTGGATATGGAAATCGACTAGGTTTTGATCCATTGCCTTCTAAGCTTCAG AGACTAAGGTGCAAATGTAACTTCCATGCATTGAAGTTTGTGCCAAAAATTCAAGAAGCTGCTTCATTACTGGTCAGAAGGATTAGGAAGCATGATTCTGCTCGCAGTATGCTAGACAAACAACTGCTAGGAAACTACATGCCTAACATTCCCTCCAAACACCATGAGGTTGCAAGAGGTTCATATAGATATCTTGCTTTACACTTAAGATTTGAAGAGGACATGGTGGCCTACTCCCAATGTGATTTTGGCGGAGGAGAAAGCGAGAGAAAAGAACTTCAAGCGTACAGAGAAATCCATTTCCCTCTGCTGATTGAACGCTTGAAGAGCTCAAA GCCTATTTCTCCTGAGGAGTTGAGAAAATTGGGAAGGTGCCCGCTGACACCAGAAGAGGCAGCACTTCTTCTTTCTGCTCTTGGTTTTAAACATGGAACTTACATATATCTGGCAGGCTCTCAAATATATGGAGCAAATTCCAGGATGCAGGCTTTTACCAGCCTCTATCCAAATTTGGTAACAAAGGAAACGCTCCTCACACCAAGTGAGCTTGAACCTTTCAGGAATTTCTCGTCTCAG CTGGCAGCACTGGATTTTATTGCCTGTGCAACTGCTGATGTGTTTGCCATGACCGACTCTGGCAGCCAATTGTCATCCCTTGTATCTGGTTTTCGAACTTACTATGGGAATGGGCAGGCTCCTACTTTGCGGCCTAACAAGAAGAGGCTTGCAGCAATTTTGTCAGAAAATAGCACCATAAGATGGAATGATTTTGAAGATAGAGTAAGAAAGATGATTGAGGAAGGTCAAAGGGTACGAGTAAGGGGTTTTGGACGAAGCATTTATCGACAACCAAGGTCCCCAGAATGTATGTGCAGAACTTAG